A single genomic interval of Lathyrus oleraceus cultivar Zhongwan6 chromosome 7, CAAS_Psat_ZW6_1.0, whole genome shotgun sequence harbors:
- the LOC127103688 gene encoding uncharacterized protein LOC127103688 — protein MRFDFPDEDILFIKDYNIPNPNEGSKPGSRYMLMFDCASNAQGHGIGAIITSPTEFHLSFTARLYFDCTNNMVEYEACIFGIESTIDLRIKILEVYGDSTLVISQIKGDWETRDFKIIPYKKHVMKLIPYFYEIIFHHIPREENQLEDALATFVSMFKVKWKSEAFSIQIEHMVEPAYCLETEADSEDQPWFYDIKRYIEKQEYPENVSIIDKKALRKLFAKFFLNANVLYKRNYDSVLPRTSVRTSTRATSFSLVYGMKVDLSIEVGMLSLRVIMEAKLDEVEWI, from the coding sequence atgaggtttgactttccagatgaggATATCTTGTTTATTAAAGATTATAACATTCCAAACCCTAACGAAGGATCCAAACCAGGATCGCGATATATGCTCATGTTCGACTGTGCTTCAAATGCTCAAGGTCATGGAATTGGGGCAATCATCACCTCTCCTACTGAATTTCACCTTTCATTCACTGCAAGATTATATTTTgactgcaccaacaatatggtagaatatgaagcatgtatcttcGGCATTGAATCAACCATTGATCTGAGAATTAAAATCCTCGAGGTTTACGGAGACTCAActctggtaatcagtcagatcaagGGAGATTGGGAAACTCGGGATTTCAAGATAATTCCATATAAGAAGCATGTTATGAAGTTGATTCCCTACTTTTATGAGATAATTTTTCATCATATCCCTAGGGAAGAGAATCAACTAGAAGATGCTTTGGCTACCTTTGTATCCATGTTCAAGGTCAAGTGGAAAAGTGAAGCATTCTCTATTCAAATTGAACATATGGTTGAACCCGCATATTGTCTAGAAACTGAGGCAGATTCTGAAGACCAACCTTGGTTCTATGACATTAAAAGGTATATAGAGAAACAAGAGTATCCTGAGAATGTCTCCATCATTGATAAGAAGGCTCTAAGAAAGCTCTTTGCCAAGTTCTTCTTGAATGCAAATGTGTTATACAAAAGGAATTATGACTCTGTCTTGCCCAGAACTTCAGTCCGTACTTCTACTAGGGCAACTTCATTCTCCCTCGTATATGGCATGAAAGTTGACCTCTCAATTGAGGTGGGAATGTTGTCATTAAGGGTTATCATGGAAGCCAAACTTGATGAAGTCGAATGGATCTAA